In Primulina eburnea isolate SZY01 chromosome 3, ASM2296580v1, whole genome shotgun sequence, one DNA window encodes the following:
- the LOC140826025 gene encoding uncharacterized protein isoform X4: MAEDKSNTEVKHPQAPPPFVEVECRSSGKILRFSSGTEAGFAVNLINKRLHNKNDSGGIENITLASHIEAVKEGEEEPVSFGPNSVLVKYGPDWKLRTVVHSYGDKGVHFEPTRVRKVSAKEIVKGQARRWHVVL, translated from the exons ATGGCTGAGGACAAATCTAATACAGAAGTCAAACATCCTCAGGCACCTCCACCG TTTGTGGAGGTAGAATGCAGGAGTTCAGGCAAGATTCTGCGTTTTTCTTCTGGTACTGAAGCGGGTTTTGCGGTGAATTTGATAAATAAGAGGCTACATAATAAAAATGACAGTGGTGGTATTGAGAATATTACACTTGCTTCACACATCGAGGCAGTGAAAGAAGGGGAAGAAGAGCCAGTTAGCTTTGGCCCCAATTCAGTGCTCGTTAAGTATGGTCCGGATTGGAAGTTGCGGACTGTGGTTCATTCATATG GTGATAAAGGGGTACACTTTGAACCAACTCGAGTTCGGAAAGTATCTGCTAAG GAGATTGTGAAAGGACAAGCCCGGAGATGGCATGTAGTTCTATGA
- the LOC140826025 gene encoding uncharacterized protein isoform X3 yields MAEDKSNTEVKHPQAPPPFVEVECRSSGKILRFSSGTEAGFAVNLINKRLHNKNDSGGIENITLASHIEAVKEGEEEPVSFGPNSVLVKYGPDWKLRTVVHSYGDSMSCDKGVHFEPTRVRKVSAKEIVKGQARRWHVVL; encoded by the exons ATGGCTGAGGACAAATCTAATACAGAAGTCAAACATCCTCAGGCACCTCCACCG TTTGTGGAGGTAGAATGCAGGAGTTCAGGCAAGATTCTGCGTTTTTCTTCTGGTACTGAAGCGGGTTTTGCGGTGAATTTGATAAATAAGAGGCTACATAATAAAAATGACAGTGGTGGTATTGAGAATATTACACTTGCTTCACACATCGAGGCAGTGAAAGAAGGGGAAGAAGAGCCAGTTAGCTTTGGCCCCAATTCAGTGCTCGTTAAGTATGGTCCGGATTGGAAGTTGCGGACTGTGGTTCATTCATATGGTGATTCAATGTCAT GTGATAAAGGGGTACACTTTGAACCAACTCGAGTTCGGAAAGTATCTGCTAAG GAGATTGTGAAAGGACAAGCCCGGAGATGGCATGTAGTTCTATGA
- the LOC140826025 gene encoding uncharacterized protein isoform X2 produces the protein MAEDKSNTEVKHPQAPPPFVEVECRSSGKILRFSSGTEAGFAVNLINKRLHNKNDSGGIENITLASHIEAVKEGEEEPVSFGPNSVLVKYGPDWKLRTVVHSYGDKGVHFEPTRVRKVSAKGLADSHSTRSEPQSPISLVYVGKILLTFVLMFMFGAVITMFLENLPRLILYINSSV, from the exons ATGGCTGAGGACAAATCTAATACAGAAGTCAAACATCCTCAGGCACCTCCACCG TTTGTGGAGGTAGAATGCAGGAGTTCAGGCAAGATTCTGCGTTTTTCTTCTGGTACTGAAGCGGGTTTTGCGGTGAATTTGATAAATAAGAGGCTACATAATAAAAATGACAGTGGTGGTATTGAGAATATTACACTTGCTTCACACATCGAGGCAGTGAAAGAAGGGGAAGAAGAGCCAGTTAGCTTTGGCCCCAATTCAGTGCTCGTTAAGTATGGTCCGGATTGGAAGTTGCGGACTGTGGTTCATTCATATG GTGATAAAGGGGTACACTTTGAACCAACTCGAGTTCGGAAAGTATCTGCTAAG GGTCTTGCTGATTCACATTCTACAAGGTCTGAACCACAATCACCGATCAGTTTGGTGTACGTTGGAAAGATATTACTTACTTTTGTTCTGATGTTCATGTTTGGGGCTGTTATTACGATGTTTCTTGAAAATCTTCCCAGACTCATCTTGTATATCAATTCATCTGTATGA
- the LOC140826025 gene encoding uncharacterized protein isoform X1 gives MAEDKSNTEVKHPQAPPPFVEVECRSSGKILRFSSGTEAGFAVNLINKRLHNKNDSGGIENITLASHIEAVKEGEEEPVSFGPNSVLVKYGPDWKLRTVVHSYGDSMSCDKGVHFEPTRVRKVSAKGLADSHSTRSEPQSPISLVYVGKILLTFVLMFMFGAVITMFLENLPRLILYINSSV, from the exons ATGGCTGAGGACAAATCTAATACAGAAGTCAAACATCCTCAGGCACCTCCACCG TTTGTGGAGGTAGAATGCAGGAGTTCAGGCAAGATTCTGCGTTTTTCTTCTGGTACTGAAGCGGGTTTTGCGGTGAATTTGATAAATAAGAGGCTACATAATAAAAATGACAGTGGTGGTATTGAGAATATTACACTTGCTTCACACATCGAGGCAGTGAAAGAAGGGGAAGAAGAGCCAGTTAGCTTTGGCCCCAATTCAGTGCTCGTTAAGTATGGTCCGGATTGGAAGTTGCGGACTGTGGTTCATTCATATGGTGATTCAATGTCAT GTGATAAAGGGGTACACTTTGAACCAACTCGAGTTCGGAAAGTATCTGCTAAG GGTCTTGCTGATTCACATTCTACAAGGTCTGAACCACAATCACCGATCAGTTTGGTGTACGTTGGAAAGATATTACTTACTTTTGTTCTGATGTTCATGTTTGGGGCTGTTATTACGATGTTTCTTGAAAATCTTCCCAGACTCATCTTGTATATCAATTCATCTGTATGA
- the LOC140826026 gene encoding LOW QUALITY PROTEIN: adagio protein 1-like (The sequence of the model RefSeq protein was modified relative to this genomic sequence to represent the inferred CDS: inserted 1 base in 1 codon) produces the protein MQIPLLISLFLANLKLSVSNTNLLLAPNRCLNLKTRKFFVSYIDYGLKQFGYGILMEWDSDLESDLSSEGDGEERLEXGLGFLLRKSSGDQSPFSVDSLLQPAPPCGFVVVDVLEPDNPIIYVNSVFEMVTGYRAEEVLGRNCRFLQCRGPFAKRRHPLVNSSVVADMRRCIEEGIEFQGELLNFRKDGSPLMNRLHMTPIYGDNETITHIIGVQVFAEASLDLGPLPGSSPSESVRASARFVVSSRKVVLDGSRNISRGICGITYLSDEVLSMNILSRLSPRDIASISSVCRRLYELTKNEDLWRMVCQNAWGSETTRILEAVPGAKRLGWGRLARELTTLEAAAWRKLTVGGAVEPSRCNFSACAVGNRVVLFGGEGVNMQPMNDTFVLDLNSSNPEWKYVKVSSPPPGRWGHTLSCVNGSHLVLFGGCGRQGLLNDVFLLDLDAKHPTWREISGIAPPLPRSWHSSCTLDGTKLIVSGGCADSGVLLSDTFLLDLSMEKPVWREIPAAWTPPSRLGHTLSVYGGRKILMFGGLAKSGPLRFRSSDVFTMDLSEDESCWRSVTGSGMPGAGNPGGIAPPPRLDHVAVSLPGGRILVFGGSVAGLHSASQLYMLDPTEEKPTWRILNVPGRPPRFAWGHSTCIVGGTRAIVLGGQTGEEWMLSEIHELSLASSVI, from the exons ATGCAAATCCCACTTTTGATCTCTCTGTTTTTGGCTAACCTCAAGCTTAGCGTGTCCAACACGAATTTACTACTTGCCCCTAATCGCTGCCTAAACTTAAAAACCCGCAAATTTTTCGTATCATATATAGATTATGGGTTGAAACAGTTCGGTTACGGCATCTTGATGGAGTGGGATAGTGATTTGGAGTCTGATCTGAGCTCTGAAGGTGATGGGGAGGAGAGATTGG CTGGCTTAGGGTTCTTGTTGAGGAAGAGTAGTGGAGACCAGTCGCCCTTTTCTGTGGACTCTCTTTTGCAGCCTGCGCCGCCTTGCGGTTTTGTTGTTGTCGACGTGTTGGAGCCGGATAATCCCATTATTTATGTCAATTCCGTGTTCGAGATGGTGACGGGCTATCGGGCTGAGGAAGTTCTTGGACGGAATTg CCGCTTCTTGCAATGCAGAGGCCCATTTGCTAAGCGAAGGCATCCTCTAGTGAACTCCTCGGTAGTTGCTGACATGAGAAGATGCATTGAGGAAGGGATTGAGTTTCAAGGAGAACTATTGAATTTTAGAAAAGATGGATCCCCTCTGATGAATAGGTTGCACATGACACCAATATATGGTGATAATGAAACTATAACACATATAATTGGCGTACAGGTGTTTGCAGAAGCATCCCTTGATTTGGGTCCACTACCTGGATCTTCACCCTCGGAATCTGTGAGGGCATCTGCAAGGTTTGTTGTTTCTTCTCGCAAAGTGGTATTAGATGGGAGTCGGAATATTAGCCGTGGGATTTGTGGGATAACGTACTTGAGCGATGAAGTACTTTCTATGAATATTCTTTCACGACTTAGCCCAAGGGATATAGCATCTATCTCCTCGGTTTGTCGGCGGCTTTATGAACTAACAAAGAATGAAGACCTGTGGCGAATGGTCTGTCAAAATGCATGGGGTAGTGAAACAACTCGAATATTAGAAGCTGTGCCTGGCGCTAAAAGATTAGGTTGGGGCAGATTGGCAAGGGAGCTTACCACTCTGGAAGCAGCAGCATGGAGAAAACTAACCGTTGGAGGTGCCGTTGAACCCTCCCGTTGCAACTTCAGTGCATGTGCTGTTGGGAATCGTGTTGTTCTTTTTGGTGGAGAAGGTGTCAACATGCAGCCCATGAATGATACATTTGTATTGGATCTGAACTCCAGCAATCCCGAATGGAAATACGTCAAAGTGAGTTCTCCACCGCCTGGGCGATGGGGTCACACTCTTTCTTGTGTGAATGGTTCTCATCTCGTTCTATTTGGGGGCTGTGGTAGACAAGGCTTGCTCAATGATGTCTTTTTGTTGGATTTGGATGCCAAACACCCTACTTGGCGTGAAATCTCCGGCATAGCTCCACCACTTCCTAGATCATGGCATAGCTCCTGCACCCTTGATGGGACAAAGCTGATAGTGTCTGGTGGTTGTGCTGATTCCGGAGTTCTTTTGAGTGACACTTTCTTGCTCGATCTTTCAATGGAGAAACCCGTGTGGCGAGAGATACCAGCAGCGTGGACTCCACCTTCACGTTTGGGTCATACGTTATCCGTTTATGGTGGTAGGAAAATCTTGATGTTTGGAGGTCTTGCCAAAAGTGGTCCTCTACGGTTCCGATCAAGTGATGTGTTCACCATGGATCTTAGCGAGGACGAGTCCTGCTGGAGATCTGTCACGGGCAGTGGTATGCCTGGTGCCGGTAATCCAGGAGGCATAGCTCCTCCTCCTCGACTTGATCATGTGGCTGTGAGTCTTCCTGGTGGTAGAATCCTTGTCTTTGGTGGCTCTGTGGCGGGTCTGCACTCTGCATCCCAGCTCTATATGCTTGATCCAACTGAAGAGAAGCCAACCTGGAGAATTTTAAACGTACCTGGGCGGCCTCCAAGATTTGCGTGGGGACACAGTACATGCATTGTTGGAGGGACAAGAGCTATAGTCCTTGGAGGTCAAACAGGGGAGGAGTGGATGCTGAGTGAGATTCACGAACTATCATTAGCGAGCTCCGTTATTTAA